Genomic DNA from Phycicoccus sp. M110.8:
AGACGAGGTTATTGGCATCGATTTTTGACACGCTGTTGAGTTCTCAAGGATCGGACGCGCACCATCAACACTGCGATTTCTCGCGGATGTTTCCGGGGCAACCGTTCTAGGTTATTCGCTTCGCATCTTGGGCGTCAAATCCCCTCCGCCTCGAGAAGAGGCGGTCCAGGACCTCGCGCGCTTGGCGTTCGGCGATGACGAAACTGTAGCACCGTGCCGGCCGAGGACCAAAATCCCGCCCTTCCCCGCGGCCGCCTCCCCCGGTCCGGGACGACCACCAGCGCTCTGACCTGCGGCGATGCCCCAGGAGCACGCCGGACGGCACCGGAGCTGCGCACCCGGGGCACCAGGAACCGCAAGGTCCTCGTGCTCCCCTGCCCGCCTGCTGCACACTGCGATGGTGAACCCGGCCTCGGCTGCGGTCCGGCGCACGTACCTGACCCTGCAGCTGCTCACCACCTTGGCGACGTCCCTCATCTGGGGCGTGAACACCCTGTTCCTGCTCGACGCGGGCCTGAGCAACTTCGAGGCGTTCGCCGCCAACGCGTTCTTCACCGCCGGGATGATGGCGTTCGAGGTCCCGACCGGTGTCGTCGCCGACCTGCGCGGACGCAGGCTCTCCTTCCTGCTCGGGGCGTCGACGCTGTGTGCCATGACGCTGCTGTACGTGTGGATGTGGCACGTGCACGCCGACTTCGTCTGGTGGGCGCTGGTGTCCGTCGGCCTGGGCCTCGGGTTCACCTTCTTCTCCGGAGCCGTGGAGGCGTGGCTGGTCGACGCCCTCACCTCCACTGGCTACGAGGGTGAGCTGGACGCGGTGTTCGGCAACGGCCAGGCCGTTCAGGGGGCGGCCATGCTCGTCGGCTCGGTCGGGGGCGGCCTGCTCGCCCAGGCGGGCAGCCTGGGCCTGCCGTTCGTCGCCCGCGCCGTGCTGCTGGCGCTGACCTTCGTCGTCGCCTGGGTCGCCATGCACGACCTCGGCTTCGAGCCCGAGGTCGGCAAGAGCCCCCGCGCCGAGGTCGGCCGCATCTGGCACGACTCGCTCGAGCAGGGCCTCGGCCAGCGCCCCGTGCGCTGGGTCATGCTCACGTCGCCGTTCATCGGCGGAGTCAACGTCTACGCCTTCTACGCGATGCAGCCCTACCTGCTGCAGCTCTACGGCAGCCGCACGGCATACGGCATCGCGGGACTCGCCGCGGCCATCGTGGCCGGCGCGCAGGTGGTCGGTGGCCTCCTCGGGCCGCGGATGCGGCGACTGGTCCACCGCCGCACGAGCTGGCTCCTGCTGGCGCTGGCGACCAGCACGGTGGCGCTGGCGGCCGTGGGCCTCGTCGACAGCTTCGCGGGGGTGGTCGTCCTGCTCGTCGCGTGGAGCTT
This window encodes:
- a CDS encoding MFS transporter; amino-acid sequence: MNPASAAVRRTYLTLQLLTTLATSLIWGVNTLFLLDAGLSNFEAFAANAFFTAGMMAFEVPTGVVADLRGRRLSFLLGASTLCAMTLLYVWMWHVHADFVWWALVSVGLGLGFTFFSGAVEAWLVDALTSTGYEGELDAVFGNGQAVQGAAMLVGSVGGGLLAQAGSLGLPFVARAVLLALTFVVAWVAMHDLGFEPEVGKSPRAEVGRIWHDSLEQGLGQRPVRWVMLTSPFIGGVNVYAFYAMQPYLLQLYGSRTAYGIAGLAAAIVAGAQVVGGLLGPRMRRLVHRRTSWLLLALATSTVALAAVGLVDSFAGVVVLLVAWSFGFAAAVPVRQAYLNGLIPSRQRATVLSFDSLLGSAGGVVLQPGLGRLADLSGYAPTFLLSAAFQALALPLLGLARRERAVTDVVVREAEPHAG